Proteins found in one Drosophila busckii strain San Diego stock center, stock number 13000-0081.31 chromosome 2R, ASM1175060v1, whole genome shotgun sequence genomic segment:
- the LOC108596347 gene encoding membrane-bound alkaline phosphatase produces MAYRWSCCCLLAVLILATAQADQQHVRMLRSTRNHKLRNEAEMKSEYWRQDAQSMLAAKLAALDALKANSAKNVIMFLGDGMSIHTVTATRNLLGDSPEKVYFEKFPYTGLSKTYCVNRQVADSACTATAYLGGVKANYGTIGINAQVKRYSCEDHTEHRVDSIAKWAQDAGKSAGFVTSARVTHASPAGVYAHIADRNWENDMEVAAGGCDPEQTLDIARQLVEWPTGQQLKVILGGGRQNFLNSTVRDETGYAGNRQDGRNLIKQWLSDRQSENVTAKYVWSRKGLTELNLEHTDYLLGLFASDHLPYDGDRHRSTKHSAQADPSLTELTEAAIRVLQRNDKGYFLFVEGARIDMAHHSNYAQRSLEDTAEFARAVQQAREMTSEEDTLIVVTSDHSHVMTINGYPHRDESITGVIDYLADDQLPWSILSYANGPGYAGTYKKSEGRVRLTDTDAAYPLYVHPAMVPLNADTHGGDDVAVFASGPFAQHFSGNYEQTNIPAMMARAAGIGPYN; encoded by the exons ATGGCGTAtcgttggagctgctgctgcctgctggcGGTTCTTATACTTGCCACAGCGCAAGCAG ATCAACAACATGTGCGCATGCTGCGTAGCACACGCAACCATAAGCTGCGAAATGAAGCCGAAATGAAGAGCGAGTATTGGCGCCAGGATGCGCAGAGCATGCTGGCGGCCAAGCTGGCTGCATTGGACGCACTGAAGGCGAACTCGGCCAAGAATGTGATTATGTTTCTGGGCGATGGCATGTCCATACACACGGTAACAGCCACGCGCAATTTGCTGGGCGACAGTCCGGAGAAAGTGTATTTCGAAAAGTTTCCTTACACTGGACTCTCCAAGACGTACTGCGTCAATAGGCAGGTGGCTGATTCCGCCTGCACGGCGACTGCTTATTTGGGCGGCGTTAAGGCCAACTACGGCACCATTGGCATCAATGCGCAGGTGAAGCGCTACAGCTGCGAGGATCATACAGAGCATAGAGTGGACAGCATTGCCAAGTGGGCGCAGGATGCAGGCAAGAGCGCAGGCTTTGTCACCAGCGCGCGTGTTACACACGCATCGCCCGCTGGCGTCTATGCGCACATAGCTGATCGCAACTGGGAGAATGATATGGAGGTTGCTGCCGGCGGCTGTGATCCCGAGCAGACGCTGGACATAGCACGCCAGCTGGTGGAGTGGCCCACAGGTCAGCAGCTCAAGGTTATACTAGGCGGCGGCCGACAGAACTTTCTCAATAGCACCGTTAGAGATGAAACTGGCTATGCTGGCAATCGCCAAGATGGACGCAATCTCATCAAGCAGTGGCTGTCTGACAGGCAGTCAGAGAATGTTACAGCCAAATATGTGTGGAGTCGCAAGGGCTTGACCGAGCTCAACTTGGAGCACACCGACTATCTGCTCGGACTGTTTGCCAGCGATCATTTGCCCTACGATGGCGATCGTCATCGCAGCACCAAGCACAGCGCTCAGGCGGATCCTTCGCTCACAGAGCTCACCGAGGCGGCCATACGCGTGCTGCAGCGCAATGACAAGggctactttttgtttgtggaAGGCGCACGCATCGACATGGCGCATCATTCGAACTATGCGCAGCGCTCGCTGGAGGACACCGCCGAATTTGCTAGAGCTGTGCAGCAAGCGCGTGAAATGACTTCAGAGGAGGATACGCTTATTGTTGTCACCTCGGATCACTCGCATGTTATGACCATCAATGGTTATCCG CATCGCGATGAGTCCATTACTGGCGTCATTGATTATCTAGCCGATGACCAGTTGCCCTGGAGCATACTCTCCTATGCCAATGGCCCCGGCTATGCTGGCACCTACAAAAAGTCGGAGGGCCGCGTGCGTCTCACCGATACGGACGCCGCGTATCCACTCTATGTGCATCCGGCTATGGTGCCACTCAACGCGGATACGCACGGCGGCGATGATGTTGCTGTGTTTGCCTCTGGGCCATTCGCTCAGCACTTTAGCGGCAACTACGAGCAGACCAACATACCCGCCATGATGGCCAGAGCTGCCGGCATCGGACCCTACAACTAA